In Lolium rigidum isolate FL_2022 chromosome 7, APGP_CSIRO_Lrig_0.1, whole genome shotgun sequence, the DNA window gtagcaaaataaaaacatgggttatctcccaagaagtgctttctttatagccattaagatgggctcagcaattttaatgatgcactcacaagaaataagagttgaagcaaaagagagcatcaaaaagcaagtatgaaacaaatttaagcctaacccacttcctatgcataggaatcttgtacataaacaAATTCACGAAGAACAAagcgacaagcataagaagataaaacaagtgtaacttcaagattctcaacataaagaggggaaacttaatattattaagatgcatattaccatgtttccctctctcataataaatttcagtagtagcatgaacaaactcaacaatataactatcacataaagcattcttatcatgagtctcatgcaaaaaattattactctccacataagcatagtcattactattaattgtagtgggagaaaattcaataaaatagctatcattgttattctcatcaccataatcatcatatataggagccatattgtaatcataattaattttctcctcaatagtaggtggactgaaaatataatagtcatcattgtaatcatcatatataggaggtaaagtatcatcaaagtaaattttctcctccatgcttggggactaaaaatatcatgctcatcaaaaccagcttccccaagcttagaattttccatagcattagcaataatagtattcaaagagttcatgctaataacattgctacaactattttgcaaacaaagttccatgggttttttaattctctcttcaaacacatcatgtcctaattcaatataaagttcataaagatctctaattttttgttgttttccattatgcctaactagtgaaaataaaaacaagaaacaaaaagatgcaattgcaggatctaaaggaaatagcttcgagcactcacacaccggcaacaatgctaggaaatagcttagtagtcggaggatgtgaataccttttaccttacctcccgagcaacggcgctgtaaaatagcttgatgtctacgcacgcttctattcctgtagacagtgttgggcctccaagagcgagaggtttgtagaacagcgagcaagtttcccttaagtgaatcacccaaggtttatcgaactcagggaggtagaggacaaagatatccctctcaagcaaccctgcaatcacgatacaagaagtctcttgtctccccaacacacctaatacacttgtcagatgtataggtgcaccagttcggcgaagagatagtgagatgcaagtgatatggatgaatatgagtggtaatagcaatctgaaataaagatggcagcgagtaaacatgcaacgtaacagtgaataaacggagtttcgatgcttggaaacaaggcctagggatcatactttcactagtggacactctcaacattgatcacataactgaataaacaaatactactttctctacactctcttgttggatgacaaacaccattcattgtgtagggctacaagagctccctcaagccggagttaacaagctccacaacattcggtgttcatatttaagtaaccttagagtgcatgatagaccattgcaattataccgagtactaacatagcatgcacactcgtcaacatcgagctatgaaagggggaatagatcacatcaatactatcatagtaatagttaacttcataatctacaagagatcacaatcatagcttataccaagtactacatgatgcacacactcgtccacattacatcatggaggaggaatagactactttaataacatcactagagtagcacatagatgatattcaactagatcacaaagctcatgatcacataaagatcacatgggagagagagatgaaccacatagctacggtagagccctcagcctcgggggagaactactccctcctcatcatgggagacagcgatggcgatgaaggtggcggtggtgtcgatgataatccattgttgactttgaagaacttgccctctctcttgatttccccccatgattcttgctcattcttgagggatctaagagaggatatctagatctacaatccccaccaatccatttctcctctaagtgaggggaaccccttggatctagatcttggagtaatttgttgcttttctctttgttcttcctctctaatctcatcctagcatttgttgttttggtgggatttgagtgtgaaggacttgaacacctctagtgttcttgctttgcatcattgcatagtgttgagctctccaccatgattagttcgagtgagagaccgtgagcttgttactcttggagggagacctcctagttgtcttggcggttggtgctcggtgatctcttcaaggaagattgtgaagaggcccgggcttctccttcgtggagcttgtgaagtggttgtggagcttgccatctccggagtggaggaaaagctaaccataaggaaagggccattatccttcgtgggtgtggctcggagaatagggtgagccttcgtggcgttggggaatccttcgtgggacctccactcctccaaacgtgacgaaccttcttgcaaaggaagggaacacgggaatacatcctcgtctccgcatgcctccgttatttctatacccgagcttactttccttgtgatagccatcgtgcttgaagtacatatatcttgctatcacgtgtgctacatatatcgtgtgcctatcttgcttagctctagttgttgttgttgcacttaggtgagcctagcatatttagggtttgtgcttgtaaactgaaGGTGACGAACTGGCCTACCTTGATCTGATGGGCGACGACAAAGGCCGTCCatccctggtcgatgaatgcgtcatcgccttctctcctcgtagtcatccaccagttgcatccggtgttggtggtgacgatgatgttggaagggatttctctgaaccacttgacgaaatctttagggatcatgagccggccgaaggtgggcttgaagatgattttgaggaagtggtccggccctggctcctcgtggaagtggccgaccttagccggccttccacgatgcttcttcgccggtccctcgccgggaacctcagcaggtgacccaagcatgatcttctcagtctgccagaAGAACACAAGCAATTAGAGatgtgcctgctcacaagtagtGTAGATGAAAACGGATattgataacattagtaaggcctcatacatttgctcacacggcaggcatagggagtgaccacaaactaagtgtagtgtgcaacgactgtggcacacatgactaagtttgaggccaccacctagcGTTCCATTGTGTCTttattgaatcattggccaatgcagaactgaagaagcagaaacatgcaaagcagggtatcagaggcctcatacaatgaggacatatgtaggagatgtttgaacagaaccaatggcatggtcatgttaagtcatgccataggctctgatcaatcatctcctcatactatgatcccacgttataatcattggcctagttcaatcaagaaacaacacaattagcacttcaaattgagtacattacgagtggtacttaggATACATTACAAATTGTACTTAGTCCACATTACAAATTCTCATACAGTACATCTACATCACATTCATCACTCGTCACAAGTAGCCCTAATCCTCTTGAGCTTgtccttgattgcaaagttcacttgaagcagatcgtatatgtcctactctagctttctcttctcaGCCTCCAAAGCCTGTTTTTCTGCCTCTCATTCATgtttcttagccctcatcacttgtgcttgtgttctctacatattcttgagcattgcaacttccttcttcaagtcctcccactcctcttgcgtctgaacaaactagcgcgactcagctCAACCTTTCGCACAACAATGACAACATGGTAAACCCAAACACAAAATAACCTTCGCCTCTATGCATGCACAGTACAATCTGCTAGTTTCACCAATCCAAAGCCCGGTCTAGGAAGGATCTACTGCAATCCGACACTatagtaacagatctaagcaaatcgagaccgtgaaatgcaagaactggacaagaacagcaagaaatggggacgaacaccttgcaacacgtcaatccgaccgctatcctaacggaaaccctagcagatctaatatGCATGTCGTCGGAAATGCCCGAGAATGGCATTTTCTGccagaacgagtacgaaggtgagaaggagaggtcgttaccgccattgttccagtcgaggacgagctcgaggttgCGGGCGAATTCTAGATGCCGATGAATACTGCGGAGCAGATTGCGGCCGATGTCGCGGTGCTGGTCGCCGAggtctcctcctccggtagcgGTGCTCCTCCGTGCGCCGGTCCGGTGGATTGGTTGGCGGGAGGGGAACCGcagggtgatgtgacagtttgggggaggtgagaGTGTGGTCGCgggtgagaggaaggagaggggagcggtgaggctaattatggcgcgtgttcccgaagggacgcggcgtCTCCGCCTCCCTTCCCCACTTGTGCAACCTTCTAGCTGCAACGGGTctggccccggagaaactgccattccgggcgttcctccaggaccTATCCCAGGGGTACTTTGAGAACCGGTTAATGCAAGAACACGGCTCGGCTTCAGGCATCCAAACGGATCGAAAATTGTTCGTCCCATGCGAGCGAAGGGgcatgcagcctaccaaacgcacGCTATGTGTCCCTTCTTTGGGCTGGCAGACCAGGCACCAACGAACTAGGCACTTGCTACTGGTAGCTGTCACTTCCTTTGTCCATATAAACCACGTCTTAGCTTATCCAATCTTTTGAATAGCCACGCCAGCGGCACAATTGCCATCATCTGATGAATGGCCATGGCTGATAAGCGTCTTCACACTAACTCAACTCTCCATGAAGAGAGAAGAACCTAACCTTCCAGCCGTGAAGTGGTTTGAGTAGTATGTCGATGTTGGGCTGATAATGCACTCTCTTTAGCCTGGAATCTAACAAGGGCATTCCCAGGCAGGTGATGGGAAACTGCTGCGCCGGGCATTCCGTGTCACCGATTGCCGGCCGCGATCTGATCCTCGGTGCCGGCGGCGATAGGGGAGACAGCACTTTTAGAAGATTTTTTGCTAGTTTTCTAGTGCCTCCATGGATCCCAATATGTATATAATGTATCCGGCAGGTTGCCACCCACGGCCGCGCTCAACGAGTGCTCTCCACTGCTAGCGTCCACTCACTCTCGTCTCATCACTCTCATGCACCGGCCCGGTGTGTGCTCTGCCGCATAAGAGGAGGAAGAGCTGAGCTGAGATTATTACATTAAACGTCTGACACAATGAATCGGGCTTTGCCTCTGGTTGGTGTAACCTTCTTCTTTGTGGCGTGCGCGCTCGCGGCCGCCACGGAAGGTCACCGGCGGCCGTACATAGTACAGATGGACGTGTCGGCGATGCCGACGCCGTTCACGACGCACGAGGGCTGGTACACGTCGGTTCTATCGTCGCTGGCGGGCAAGGAGGACGCGGCGCCAGAGCACCTGTACACGTACGCGCACGCCATGAACGGCTTCAGCGCGGTGCTCACCGAGCGGCAGCTCGCGGAGATTCAGGGGATGGCGGCTCACGTGTCCGCCTTCCCGGAGACGTACGCGCGCCTCCACACAACGCGCACGCCGGAGTTCCTCGGGCTCGTCGGCAGTGGGgtctctggcggcggcggcatctggcCGGCGTCCAAGTATGGCGAGGACGTAATCGTCGGGATCGTCGACACGGGCGTGTGGCCCGAGAGCGAGAGCTTCAGCGACGCCGGCATCACGAAGCCCGTGCCGGCGAGGTGGAAAGGCGCGTGCGAGACCGGAAAGGTCTTCAAGGCCTCGATGTGTAACAAGAAGCTCATCGGCGCACGGTCTTTCAGCAAGGCCCTGAAGCAGCGCGGCATGTCCATCGCGCCGGACGACTACGACTCTCCCAGGGACTACAACGGCCACGGATCCCACACGTCGTCCacggcggccggcgcggccgtcAAGGGCGCGAGCTACTTCGGCTACGCAAACGGCACTGCCTCCGGCATCGCGCCCATGGCCAGGGTGGCCATGTACAAGGCCGTGTTCTCCGGCGACACCCTGGAGTCCGCGTCCAGCGACGTGCTGGCCGCCATGGACCGGGCGATCGCCGACGGCGTCGACGTCATGTCGCTCTCGCTGGCTTTCCCTGAGAATTCTTACGACACCAATGTGATCGCCATCGGGGCCTTCGCAGCCATGCAGAAGGGTATCTTTGTGACGTGCTCCGCCGGGAACGACGGCCCCGAAGGATACACCATCATGAACGGCGCGCCCTGGATCACGACCGTTGGCGCGTCGACCATCGACAGGGACTTCACGGCCACGGTCACGCTCGAcaacggcagcggcggcgctaggAGCATCCATGGCAAGTCGGTGTACCCGGGGAGCACGGCGATCGCCGGCGCTGACCTATACTACGGGGGAGGGCAGGGCGACAAGAACAAAGAGAGGTGCGAGTACTCCAGCCTCAACCAAGAGGAGGTGAAAGGGAAGTTCGTATTCTGCGCCGCCAGCGAGAGCGTCAGGCAGCAGATGGACGAGGTGCAGGCCATCGGTGGCCGCGGGCTGATCGTCGCGTGCGATACGACGGAGTTCCTGCAGCCAACTGACTACACCATGCCGCTGGTGCTGGTCACCCTGTCGGACGGCGCCACCATCCAGAAGTACCTGACGGCGACAAAGGCACCGCCCAAGGTGAGCATCCGGTTTGTCAGGACGGAGCTCGGCGTCAAGCCGGCGCCCTCCGTGGTGTATTTCTCCGCCCGCGGGCCGAGCCAGATGAGCCCGGCGATCCTGAAACCCGACATCGTCGCGCCGGGGGTGGACATCCTCGCGGCCTGGGTGCCCAACGAGGAAGTAATGGAGATTGGCACGGAGAAGCTCTTCACAAAGTACATGCTCGTCTCCGGCACGTCCATGTCATCGCCGCACATCGCCGGTGTGGTCGCCCTGCTGCGGTCGGCGCACCCGGACTGGAGCCCCGCAGCCATCCGCTCCGCCATGATGACGACGGCCTATGTGAAGGACAACGCCAACAATGTCATCGTCAGCATGCCGAATGAATCACCGGGGACGCCTCTCGATTATGGCAGCGGCCACGTGAACCCCAATCAGGCCACGGACCCCGGCCTCGTGTACGACGCGGCGGCCGACGACTATGTCAACTTCCTCTGCGGCCTCCGGTACAGCAGCCGCCAGATAACGGCCGTAACCGGCCGGCGAAACGCCAGATGCGCCGCTGGTGCAAGGCTTGACCTGAACTACCCATCATTCATGGTCATCCTCAACAACACCAAGTCTGTCACCCAGACATTCAATAGAGTCCTGACCAATGTCGCCGGCAATCCGGCAAAGTATAGCATGTCCGTGACGGCTCCGGCAGGTATGAAGGTGACGGTGACGCCGCCGGCACTGTCTTTCGGAGGCAAAGGCAGCAAGCAGAAGTTCAGTGTCACCGTGCAGGTCAGACAGCTGAAGAGAGCTGCAGATGAATACAGCTACATTGGGAATCATGGGTTCTTGAGCTGGAATGAGGTTGGAGGACAGCACGCTGTCAGGAGTCCAATAGTCTCAGCATTTGCTCAGTGACGAGCAAGTAATTTCAGTAtagcaggagcaaaaaataaaacCATGATAATATGAAAACAATAACTATATATAATCCTGATCAGAAGAAGTAAAACACAGATCAAAGGAAAGGGGAAAATAACAACAGGGTGTTGCTGATGATGTGAAGTGTATTTATAGCCTATATAAATTAAAAATTGTAAACGTTTTTCTCAGCATGTCGCATTCCACTCAATAGGAATTACTAAGATTCATTCCACTAGTTTGATTTGATTCAAAATATGTAAATATCTAAATGTTAGAGGCTGTGAAACTGTAAGCATTATTTATTGCATGCTTGCTTAAGAACCTGATGTGTTCTCTGACAAGAATAGTTATCAGGAACCAGTGTACACCAAAGATACAAATGTTATTTTTCATAAGAAAAAAAGTAAGCTAATTGTCTGCCTTTCCAGACGTTATTGATACTTACATGATGGACATAGATGTAACTTCATAAAGGAGTACAGTGGAAGATTTACAGTACATATGAATTATCCATCTCATAAATCTGAAAAAGGAGTAAGCAACTGGTGCAGCACCTGTGCCTAACCAACTTCACTTCTGTACCTTCGAAACTACGAGTAGCAAGACTAAATTCTAACATAAGAACAATATAACTTCAGGTCTCCAAACTGAATATTTTGGAGAAAACTGTCTTGACAGTTCCACATATAAAGGTTTCAGCAAAACATTCTGTAGTGTAGCCCCATCACCTTTGGAATCAGCAGACTGACATAAGACCGAGCAGTCCCCAGGCGGTCGCCTGAATTTTAGTCTCCATCATGTGGTTCAGCTGCACTTAGGCACATACGGGTGATCACTGGGAAATTCCAAGCTTATTATTGTGCTACCTCCTTCTCAACAGGTTACTCTGCTAAAAACATGCAACCACTAGCTAACAGTACCACTGTGGGAGCAGCTGCAACTGTGCTACTGTCCATGGAAAAATGAGGTAGCACAATTAATTCAATTTAAAAATACTCTAAAATTAAGCAATTCACTCTGTAAGGAATCCCCAAATCTAATGTATCATACCATTAGCTCCACTCAGACCACTCACAGACACTTACTATGCATTATTCTTCAGCATGGAATCCATGGCACTAGCCTGTTGATACTGCctgcacataatctaaaatcgtactcattgtcatgttttaccTAAGGTATGGGACTTCTTCTGAATACTACGGATTGAAAGGATGTTTGATTTTTTCACAGGAAAAAACTTAGGGCTCATTCCAAGAGATTGGAGTGGATGGAAAATTTCTACGAAATCTGTTGAAATGAATCCTAAGTAAAGATTTATATGGTTTGCACTCCTACGAATCAAACAACCCACGCAGGAAAGATCCTAAGGACGAGAATACTCCAAAAAATAATCCATTGGAATTCCTTTGAATCAAGAGGGAGTCTACATGTATATTGCAGATTAGAGACAACAAATAACAGGAGCACAAAGTTTAACAATACATACCTTGAAGAGCTATCTGAGAGAATTTTCTCAGCAATAGCAGTACCACAGGAGCAACAGCTCGCTTACATAGAAGAGACATACCGTTTCAGAAAGATAAACTTCAACAGGTTAGCTGCTTATGTATATATAATTATAGGTCATAACACGAAGACAAACTGTGGAAACTGAATGATGTAAGATATATCCTAGATCTGAAAAatagcatgaaggatgaaatacaTAAGGGGTGCAAAAGAGGATAATATAATGAAAATCTTTAGTTTGGCTTCATTCAACAAGATATTTGTGAGGGCCTCAAATATGCAACCCTGTTTCACATCAATGATAGCAATCGTGATTCATTACAGcctttgaaaaaataaaaataaagttcaGCAATCTGGTTTATATTAATCCAGAGGTACATCAATATTTACATTACAGATGCATAGCAAAAGGATAACGCGTACAGCATATGTCTATACAAGAAGCTCACATTGTAAGTTGTAACTCCTACTTTACCTTCCATACTCTTTGCACCAACTGGCATCGATAAATCAAGTATATGGTAATATGAATCCGGACCAAGCAACAATATAACGTTCTAACAGTAGCGATCATTGTTCCAAGAAAGATTTCTCGATGGCCCTCACATAAACAGCTTTGGGCAGTGTTCCAGTAATACTATGTATTTTCTCTCCATCCTTGAATAGTAAAACAGTCGGAACCCTCTCAATATTGTAAGATGTTGCAGTTTGTGGGTAATCGTCAGTGTCAAGCTTATAGCACTTTATCCTTCCACCATACTCTTCCGCAATCTCGTTGATAATTCGATCTACCATTTTACAAGGTCCACACCATGAGGCCCAAAACTCAACGAGCACAGGTACATCACTGCAGATAACATATTGGTTCCAGGAACATGCAGTTATCGGTTCAGCTGTACAAATGTATAGAACGCTACTGTTAGATATCTTCTCTAAATCTGAAGACCAAATTCAGAAAGAATTGAAATTAAGCTAATAAGGAGAGTTTGGAGAACCGAGCACGTAGCTACTGTCTTCACCGAGGTGAATTACAAATATGAACTAAGCTATCGGGCTCTTCTAAATTCTGAAAGAGAAGGAACTACTCCATAGTGCAGCTTGTGAAAGAAGAAATGTAACTGACAGAGTGACAGTCTGACACCAGTATATATTACCACGTTATGATGATAGTGAGCCAGTGAGCTACGACTTAGGATTAGCTAAAATATGAAGGGTAACAAGAAAACACAATAAGGCTAAATGTATGGCCTACTACTTTCCACTACATTTATGAAATGAACAAGCAATCAGAGAATTGAACATGGATCTATATATCCTGCACATTACATTAGACACTAGCACACCAGGGACTAACGCACGCGCGCACAAACGTTGACACGTGCCAACATCCTTGTACTCAGAGCACTTTATTCCAGAGCTCCAAGCCTCCAACGTGACATATGTTGGAGTACCCGGCCTGTTCGAAGATAAAGTTCAACTGTACAGCGAGGAATCGGAATTGCCAAGGGCCCATGGTTCAACGTAACAAATTCAGATGATCCGAAATTAATCATATCCCATTCAATAACTAAGTTACGCTCAAGCTCCTAGCGAACTTCCTTCAGCGACCAGCAATCAAACATACGGGAAACGAACGAATGGCGTCCAAGTAAAGCGGAAATGGGGCTCTAGCAAGTCAACGAGCGCAATAACTGAAGCTTCACGGGGATCAATCACGCCCTTACCGCCGGTTTTGTAGGCGCAGCTCACCCTGGATGCCTTCGAGCGAGGCGTGGGCCACCGGATCCGGGGCGGCGCGTGAGCCCACCGGCGGCACGGCCACCGGCGGGTGGAGGAGGTGTCGTGGCCGTACCCGACGCTCCGGCGGGTGGGCgtcgcggcggcggagggagacagcagcggcgcggCGCAGCAGAGGTGCCGCGAAGGCGCGGAGCAGGCGGCGGCCATGGTTGGTGTTTGGGGAGTTGGGACTTGGGAGGAGTCGTGGCGGAGAATGTGGTAGGTGGAAACTCACGAGACACACGCCGCGCGCACGGTCCGAGCAGCTTCATCACCGTGACGCTGATGCGAAGGCGGAAGATCGGTGAGTGCAATCGTGGCCGTCAGATAGCGGACGGACGGTCTGGACGGAGGAGGAATGCCTGCCACGGACACATGCCACGGCCATGCTATTTCAACCGGCTTCAGTTCGCGGGAATACTTGTATACTTGTATTTCAATTCTAGCAAGATTTTTTTTAAGAGAATAATTACTTCTAGCGAAAAGGGTTTATTGTTTGAATTACTGATGTGTGAACGCTTGATCCCTGCCCCGCTCACACGGGGGTGACAGGCGGTGTTTCAAGCTCTAGCCACAGCTACATCTCACCTCCACCTCATCTTCCTCGCGATCGCCAAAGTTTGCCCGATGGCgacggtgcttctcccgatgtgGCTCTTCGAGAATGGCCGGTTGATGCCTCCTTGTAGCGCTTCCCCTCTAGATCTGACGTTGGTCATGCTCGGCAGTCTCGTTGTGCATCGCTCTACGCCGCCGGTAGGGCCTGGCTTGCATGGGAGGCATGGGATGGCAATGGTGACACCTCTTGGAGGCTCGGAGGTTAGCCAGGGTGCGTTGGGGGCTGCGGTAGCCACCGCTGGGTGGACCCTCTCCCTCTAATGTCTTCATGTGAGCCTTGGCAGGGTCCTATATCTAGGGTCTATGGGAGATGGGTTGGCTTCTTGTGTCTCCACGACACGGTGGTGGCCCCCCTTTCTTTGTTGGTTGAGTTTGTTTCATCCTCTCCGACCAGATCTGACGATCGTTTGGGTAGTTTGTTTCAATCTCCGCTTCTTCGAGGATGGTCGATCGTCCGTACTCTGCGGGGGTGCTAGAGGCAAGATTGGTTTGGTTCCCTCCTCATGCTTTGATTGGTAGAGACTTCGGCGGGAGATTGGGAGACGACGACACTTATGGGAATCGTTCACCCTAGAGGCATGGCCATGATGCCCACCCCGTTGTTGATTGCCCCGtccttgaaagtgcatggagcccccatgtgtggttttggtaattaatgataatccctatggactaatgtttgcattgaattatatttgtaggagttgtccatagacaatgcttcaaccatatgttggcttcaagatttcaataagaagcaaatgaagaagatcaagtgtcgagtatgtcttgaagatgaagatggagtgagccctcaagtttaacttcaagacataaccgatgaataatgaagaaatgaagtgcaagttcaagatgaaccATCTCGAATAGATC includes these proteins:
- the LOC124677515 gene encoding subtilisin-like protease SBT1.7, whose amino-acid sequence is MNRALPLVGVTFFFVACALAAATEGHRRPYIVQMDVSAMPTPFTTHEGWYTSVLSSLAGKEDAAPEHLYTYAHAMNGFSAVLTERQLAEIQGMAAHVSAFPETYARLHTTRTPEFLGLVGSGVSGGGGIWPASKYGEDVIVGIVDTGVWPESESFSDAGITKPVPARWKGACETGKVFKASMCNKKLIGARSFSKALKQRGMSIAPDDYDSPRDYNGHGSHTSSTAAGAAVKGASYFGYANGTASGIAPMARVAMYKAVFSGDTLESASSDVLAAMDRAIADGVDVMSLSLAFPENSYDTNVIAIGAFAAMQKGIFVTCSAGNDGPEGYTIMNGAPWITTVGASTIDRDFTATVTLDNGSGGARSIHGKSVYPGSTAIAGADLYYGGGQGDKNKERCEYSSLNQEEVKGKFVFCAASESVRQQMDEVQAIGGRGLIVACDTTEFLQPTDYTMPLVLVTLSDGATIQKYLTATKAPPKVSIRFVRTELGVKPAPSVVYFSARGPSQMSPAILKPDIVAPGVDILAAWVPNEEVMEIGTEKLFTKYMLVSGTSMSSPHIAGVVALLRSAHPDWSPAAIRSAMMTTAYVKDNANNVIVSMPNESPGTPLDYGSGHVNPNQATDPGLVYDAAADDYVNFLCGLRYSSRQITAVTGRRNARCAAGARLDLNYPSFMVILNNTKSVTQTFNRVLTNVAGNPAKYSMSVTAPAGMKVTVTPPALSFGGKGSKQKFSVTVQVRQLKRAADEYSYIGNHGFLSWNEVGGQHAVRSPIVSAFAQ
- the LOC124674526 gene encoding thioredoxin M3, chloroplastic-like, yielding MAAACSAPSRHLCCAAPLLSPSAAATPTRRSVGYGHDTSSTRRWPCRRWAHAPPRIRWPTPRSKASRVSCAYKTGAEPITACSWNQYVICSDVPVLVEFWASWCGPCKMVDRIINEIAEEYGGRIKCYKLDTDDYPQTATSYNIERVPTVLLFKDGEKIHSITGTLPKAVYVRAIEKSFLEQ